One window from the genome of Leucobacter aridicollis encodes:
- a CDS encoding sensor histidine kinase, with amino-acid sequence MLQLAELPQSHGLPETATAILDGLDVFAVILDRSLTAVYANDVARRSESPTELGLLRTLEFRKRATSVFESGIPSHRDPKPADPGAPVRTHVVRIEGDFIAVIAEDLAEEQRLTAMRRDFIANVSHELKTPIAAVGLLAEAVKEAADDPDLVREFAASLVKESKRLADLSRDIIQLSEAQSTLRPELLEPVDLRAVVDEEIDAHESFAERRGVDLFFTDSSNPKRTSVIQGRASAIESSIANILSNAIRHSPPGATVRIRIAHKKRHFTVTITDSGPGIAEEHLERIFERFYRVDGARSREDGGTGLGLSIARHSLRAHGGDVTVRSTPGEGARFTLSFPLNDIPKKKRAKRVKRTRKALKQLTDTKGRV; translated from the coding sequence ATGCTCCAGCTTGCTGAGCTCCCCCAGAGCCATGGCCTTCCCGAGACTGCAACCGCAATCCTCGACGGACTCGACGTCTTCGCTGTCATTCTCGACCGTTCACTCACAGCTGTCTATGCGAACGACGTCGCGCGCCGGAGCGAAAGTCCCACCGAGCTCGGCCTGTTGCGCACGCTTGAGTTCCGCAAGCGCGCGACGAGCGTCTTCGAGAGCGGGATCCCGTCGCATCGCGACCCCAAGCCTGCGGACCCGGGTGCCCCAGTGCGCACGCACGTCGTTCGTATCGAGGGCGACTTCATCGCCGTCATCGCAGAGGATCTCGCGGAGGAGCAGCGGCTCACAGCCATGCGACGCGACTTCATTGCGAACGTTTCGCACGAGCTGAAGACCCCGATCGCCGCTGTCGGACTCCTCGCTGAGGCGGTGAAGGAGGCTGCCGACGATCCGGATCTGGTGCGCGAGTTCGCGGCGAGCCTCGTGAAGGAATCGAAGCGTCTCGCCGATCTCTCTCGCGACATCATTCAGTTGTCAGAGGCGCAGTCGACGCTGCGTCCCGAGCTCCTCGAGCCTGTCGACTTGCGCGCCGTAGTCGATGAGGAGATCGACGCGCACGAGAGCTTCGCGGAGCGCCGCGGCGTCGACCTGTTCTTCACTGACAGCTCAAACCCGAAGCGAACCTCCGTAATTCAGGGGCGCGCAAGCGCGATCGAGAGCTCGATCGCGAACATTCTGAGCAACGCGATCAGGCATTCACCTCCCGGCGCGACGGTCAGGATCAGGATCGCCCACAAGAAGCGTCACTTCACTGTCACCATCACCGACTCGGGCCCCGGAATCGCCGAGGAACACCTTGAGCGGATCTTCGAACGGTTCTACCGCGTCGACGGCGCGCGCAGTCGCGAGGACGGCGGTACTGGGCTTGGCCTGAGCATTGCCAGGCACTCGCTGCGCGCGCATGGCGGCGACGTGACTGTGCGCTCCACGCCGGGCGAGGGGGCCCGGTTCACGCTCTCATTCCCACTCAACGACATCCCGAAGAAGAAACGCGCAAAGCGTGTGAAGCGCACGCGCAAAGCCCTCAAGCAGCTCACAGACACGAAAGGACGCGTCTAG
- the rlmB gene encoding 23S rRNA (guanosine(2251)-2'-O)-methyltransferase RlmB — protein sequence MTNKKGRTGAVRKKGLGKGVGSGGQGRQALEGRGPTPKATDREYHPAAKAKAARERYEAAKARHQRGGSGAGGSGGQGQNKRKSDESELVTGRNAVLEALRTKIPATTLYIAARVDMDDRMREIMRIATNRGVAVLEVMRQELDRMTDRDTVHQGVVLKVPPMEYAHPMDLLEEVLDRDETPLFVALDGVTDPRNLGAIIRSVGAFGGQGVIVPQRRTASLNSASWKTSAGAAARIPVARASNLTQTLKELKKQGLFVVGLDGDGDVSLPNLDLAGRPLVIVVGSEGKGVSRLVTETCDAIVSIPISAVTESLNAGIAASVALYEVSKLRAAEAATE from the coding sequence ATGACCAATAAGAAGGGGCGCACAGGCGCCGTACGCAAGAAGGGGCTCGGTAAGGGCGTCGGATCGGGTGGCCAGGGCCGCCAGGCGCTCGAGGGCCGAGGCCCCACGCCGAAGGCGACCGACCGCGAGTACCACCCCGCAGCGAAGGCGAAAGCCGCTCGCGAGCGCTATGAGGCCGCGAAGGCACGCCACCAGCGCGGTGGATCCGGCGCCGGGGGAAGCGGTGGCCAAGGGCAGAACAAGCGCAAGAGTGACGAGTCAGAACTCGTCACCGGCCGCAACGCAGTGCTCGAGGCGCTGCGTACAAAGATCCCCGCAACCACGCTCTACATAGCCGCGCGCGTTGACATGGACGACAGGATGCGCGAGATCATGCGCATCGCGACAAACCGCGGCGTCGCCGTGCTTGAAGTGATGCGCCAAGAGCTCGACCGGATGACCGACCGCGACACCGTTCACCAGGGCGTTGTGCTGAAGGTTCCCCCGATGGAGTACGCGCACCCGATGGACCTCCTCGAGGAGGTGCTCGACCGCGACGAGACTCCGCTCTTCGTGGCGCTCGATGGCGTGACCGATCCCCGCAACCTCGGCGCGATCATTCGGTCAGTGGGCGCGTTCGGCGGACAGGGAGTCATCGTTCCTCAGCGTCGCACTGCGAGCTTGAACTCGGCCTCGTGGAAGACCTCCGCAGGCGCCGCAGCGCGTATCCCGGTAGCTCGCGCATCGAACCTGACGCAGACGCTGAAAGAGCTGAAGAAGCAGGGCCTCTTCGTCGTCGGGCTGGACGGCGACGGCGACGTGAGCCTTCCCAATCTCGACCTCGCGGGACGCCCGCTCGTGATCGTTGTCGGAAGTGAGGGCAAGGGTGTGTCCCGCCTCGTCACTGAGACGTGCGATGCGATCGTGTCGATCCCGATCTCCGCGGTCACTGAGTCGCTGAACGCTGGCATCGCCGCGTCTGTGGCGCTCTACGAGGTTTCGAAGCTCCGCGCAGCAGAGGCGGCGACCGAGTAG
- a CDS encoding metal-dependent transcriptional regulator: MTDLIDTTEMYLRTILELEEEGIVPLRARISERLGHSGPTVSQTVARMERLGLVVVTDDRQLAFTEEGHARAIRVMRKHRLAERLLADVIGLEWEFVHEEACRWEHVMSEQVERKLLSILDRPTVSPYGNRIPGLEELGARPAPPASASELGMLDWLAEPHNPSEATIRRLAEPAQYEPELLSQLAAAGVLPGNKASFTRTGDLVRVQVEGNSDAIDIPVEVAAHIFVS, encoded by the coding sequence TTGACGGATCTGATTGACACTACCGAGATGTACCTTCGAACGATTCTCGAACTCGAAGAAGAAGGTATCGTCCCGCTGCGCGCGCGGATTTCCGAGCGACTCGGCCATTCCGGCCCGACAGTTTCGCAGACGGTTGCACGCATGGAGCGCCTCGGGCTCGTCGTCGTTACCGACGATCGGCAGCTCGCATTCACGGAGGAAGGGCACGCCCGCGCGATCCGCGTCATGCGTAAGCACCGCCTCGCCGAGCGGCTGCTCGCCGACGTGATCGGGCTTGAGTGGGAATTCGTTCACGAAGAGGCGTGCCGCTGGGAGCACGTGATGAGTGAGCAGGTTGAACGGAAGCTCCTCAGCATCCTCGACCGCCCCACTGTGTCACCTTACGGAAACCGCATTCCGGGCCTCGAGGAGCTTGGCGCGCGTCCCGCACCGCCAGCGAGCGCGAGCGAGCTTGGCATGCTTGATTGGCTCGCCGAGCCGCACAACCCTTCCGAGGCGACGATCCGGCGCCTCGCTGAGCCCGCGCAGTACGAGCCTGAGCTGCTGTCTCAGCTCGCTGCCGCTGGCGTCCTTCCCGGAAACAAGGCTTCTTTCACCCGCACCGGCGACCTCGTGCGCGTTCAGGTGGAAGGAAACAGTGATGCCATCGACATTCCTGTGGAGGTGGCGGCACACATTTTCGTCTCATAG
- the gdhA gene encoding NADP-specific glutamate dehydrogenase, which yields MSLPTSEAHLSAVLEAVEGRNHGEPEFLQAVREVLETLAPVLNEHPEYIETGILERLVEPERQLAFRVPWVDDAGKVQVNRGYRVQFNAALGPYKGGLRFHPSVNLSVVKFLGFEQVFKNALTSQRIGGGKGGSDFDPAGKSDAEVMRFCQAYMTELVHYIGEHTDVPAGDIGVGAREIGYLFGQYRRLTHRYESGVLTGKGKGWGGAEVRTEATGYGAVFFAEEMLARSGDGVTGRRAIVSGSGNVAIYVIEKIQQLGGRAVTASDSSGYIVDEAGIDVELLKQIKETERARISEYAERRPGSHYVEGGSVWDVRGELAFPCATQNELGESAARALLKNGVRAVAEGANMPTTPEAIELLQGAGVLFAPGKAANAGGVATSALEMSQNAARSRWDFDKSENRLHEIMRDVHELCYSASERYGKPGDYVLGANSAGFVTVAQAMLEQGVI from the coding sequence TTGTCACTTCCAACGTCGGAGGCGCACCTTAGCGCTGTTCTAGAAGCTGTTGAAGGTCGGAACCACGGAGAGCCAGAGTTTCTCCAGGCCGTTCGCGAAGTGCTCGAAACACTGGCTCCGGTGCTCAATGAGCACCCTGAATATATTGAGACAGGCATCCTTGAGCGCCTTGTCGAGCCCGAGCGGCAGCTCGCCTTCCGGGTGCCGTGGGTTGACGACGCAGGCAAAGTGCAGGTGAACCGCGGGTACCGCGTGCAGTTTAACGCCGCGCTCGGGCCCTACAAGGGCGGCCTGCGCTTCCACCCGAGCGTGAACCTCTCGGTCGTGAAATTTCTCGGTTTTGAGCAGGTCTTCAAGAACGCCCTGACGTCGCAGCGCATTGGCGGCGGCAAAGGCGGGTCAGATTTTGACCCGGCAGGCAAGAGCGACGCTGAGGTGATGCGCTTCTGCCAGGCGTACATGACTGAGCTCGTGCACTACATCGGCGAGCACACCGACGTTCCCGCGGGCGACATCGGCGTGGGCGCTCGCGAGATCGGCTACCTCTTTGGCCAGTACAGGCGCCTGACACACCGTTACGAATCGGGCGTGCTCACGGGTAAGGGTAAAGGCTGGGGAGGCGCCGAGGTCCGTACAGAGGCCACGGGCTACGGTGCCGTGTTCTTCGCAGAAGAAATGCTCGCGCGCTCGGGCGACGGCGTGACAGGCCGCCGCGCCATCGTGTCAGGATCGGGAAACGTCGCGATCTACGTCATCGAAAAGATCCAGCAGCTCGGCGGCCGCGCTGTCACAGCGTCTGACTCCAGCGGCTACATCGTTGACGAGGCTGGCATCGACGTCGAGCTGCTCAAGCAAATCAAGGAGACCGAGCGCGCACGAATCTCCGAGTACGCTGAACGCCGGCCCGGCTCGCACTACGTCGAGGGTGGAAGCGTCTGGGACGTGCGCGGCGAACTTGCGTTCCCGTGCGCGACGCAGAATGAGCTCGGAGAGAGCGCCGCGCGCGCCCTGCTGAAGAACGGCGTTCGTGCGGTCGCCGAGGGTGCAAATATGCCAACCACACCTGAGGCGATTGAGCTGCTGCAGGGCGCGGGAGTGCTCTTCGCTCCCGGCAAGGCCGCAAACGCTGGCGGCGTTGCAACGTCTGCGCTTGAGATGAGCCAGAACGCTGCACGCTCGCGCTGGGACTTCGACAAGAGCGAGAACCGGCTGCACGAGATCATGCGCGACGTTCACGAGCTCTGCTACTCGGCCTCAGAGCGCTACGGAAAGCCCGGTGATTACGTGCTCGGTGCCAACTCCGCAGGGTTCGTGACAGTGGCTCAGGCGATGCTCGAACAGGGCGTCATTTAA
- the phoU gene encoding phosphate signaling complex protein PhoU: MRAVFQQSLSELQERLALMAELVETSIGEATTAFGDSDAELAENVIERSEEVNALALALDELAFDILLRQQPVASDLRLVVASLRMSSELERMSDLAEHIAELARYRYPDSAIPKGLRKVFTRMGALDVEMAEAVVRLLREQNPAIILEIRDLEDDLDKLHAKVFTKMLSDKVNADALGLVDATLASRYHERFGDHAVGVAKQMQFFFSGEIAADFD, from the coding sequence ATGCGCGCAGTATTTCAGCAGTCGCTGAGTGAGTTGCAGGAGCGACTCGCTCTGATGGCAGAGCTCGTTGAGACATCGATCGGCGAGGCGACGACTGCCTTCGGCGACTCAGATGCGGAGCTCGCCGAGAACGTTATCGAGCGTTCGGAAGAGGTGAACGCGCTTGCGCTCGCCCTTGACGAGCTCGCGTTCGACATTCTCCTGCGGCAGCAGCCCGTCGCCTCCGACCTGCGCCTCGTCGTCGCGTCGCTGCGCATGAGCTCCGAGCTCGAGCGCATGTCTGACCTCGCAGAGCACATCGCGGAGCTCGCGCGCTACCGCTACCCGGACAGTGCGATCCCGAAGGGACTGCGCAAGGTCTTTACACGCATGGGCGCCCTTGATGTCGAGATGGCCGAGGCAGTCGTGAGGCTGCTCCGCGAGCAGAATCCCGCGATCATTCTTGAGATCCGTGACCTTGAAGATGATCTCGACAAGCTGCACGCGAAGGTCTTCACGAAGATGCTGAGCGACAAGGTGAACGCCGACGCGCTCGGGCTCGTCGACGCCACACTCGCGAGCCGCTACCACGAGCGCTTCGGCGATCACGCCGTCGGTGTCGCGAAGCAGATGCAGTTCTTCTTCTCGGGCGAGATCGCAGCAGACTTCGACTAG
- a CDS encoding CarD family transcriptional regulator, giving the protein MQFEVGETVVYPHHGAAKIIEVKKRKLGGEEKLFLKLQVDQGDLTIEVPAENCDLVGVRDVIDQEGLKEVFEVLRTPFTEEPTNWSRRFKANTEKLASGDVIKVSEVVRDLWRRDQEVRSLSAGEKRMLAKARQILVSELALAEKTDEEKAGLILDEVLAS; this is encoded by the coding sequence ATGCAATTTGAGGTCGGAGAGACCGTCGTCTACCCCCACCACGGCGCAGCCAAGATCATCGAGGTGAAGAAGCGCAAACTCGGTGGCGAGGAGAAACTCTTCCTGAAGCTTCAGGTCGACCAGGGCGACCTGACAATCGAGGTCCCCGCAGAGAACTGCGATCTCGTCGGCGTTCGTGATGTGATCGATCAGGAGGGCCTCAAGGAGGTCTTCGAGGTGCTGCGCACCCCCTTCACCGAGGAGCCAACGAACTGGTCACGCCGGTTCAAGGCGAACACTGAGAAGCTCGCTTCGGGCGACGTCATCAAGGTATCTGAGGTCGTTCGTGATCTGTGGCGCCGCGACCAGGAAGTTCGTTCGCTGTCCGCTGGCGAGAAGCGCATGCTCGCGAAGGCTCGTCAGATCCTTGTCTCCGAGCTCGCACTCGCCGAGAAGACTGACGAAGAGAAGGCTGGCCTGATCCTCGACGAGGTTCTCGCCTCGTAA
- a CDS encoding NlpC/P60 family protein yields MNSQPSTEVVAATEPAASSKAKVKKIARVGGAAVFTFAMFGTLALPAYAFNDKEEPVAAVAESQTIKVTAGPALTKIDDIPLEVDTTVAEQEQREKLVAEAEKRAAELEAAKETKTGTAAAAEAPKAAEIPAGSGASGLVAAALAQVGVSQDCTDLAQNALAAIGLTERRDQGGYDHGVNDFFRYGASVDYVHGSTALAPGDLLMWPGAPHVAVYIGGGQAVHGGWTGGTTVVAGLSTYAGLPTQVVRMS; encoded by the coding sequence GTGAATTCACAGCCCAGCACTGAGGTCGTAGCTGCGACCGAACCCGCAGCTTCGTCCAAGGCGAAGGTCAAGAAGATCGCACGAGTGGGCGGCGCCGCCGTTTTCACTTTCGCTATGTTTGGCACGCTCGCGCTGCCCGCATACGCGTTCAACGACAAGGAAGAGCCGGTGGCAGCTGTCGCCGAATCGCAGACGATTAAGGTCACTGCAGGCCCCGCGCTCACTAAGATTGACGACATCCCGCTCGAGGTCGACACGACTGTTGCCGAGCAGGAGCAGCGTGAGAAGCTCGTCGCGGAGGCTGAGAAGCGTGCCGCTGAGCTTGAAGCCGCCAAGGAGACGAAGACCGGAACAGCTGCTGCTGCAGAGGCTCCGAAGGCCGCAGAGATTCCTGCCGGTTCGGGCGCGAGCGGCCTCGTCGCTGCAGCGCTCGCACAGGTTGGCGTCTCACAGGACTGCACTGATCTCGCGCAGAACGCACTCGCTGCAATCGGTCTGACCGAGCGCCGCGACCAGGGCGGCTACGACCATGGCGTGAACGACTTCTTCCGCTACGGCGCGTCGGTCGACTACGTACACGGTTCGACGGCCCTCGCGCCGGGCGACCTGCTCATGTGGCCGGGCGCTCCTCACGTCGCCGTGTACATCGGTGGCGGCCAGGCAGTGCACGGCGGCTGGACCGGTGGCACCACCGTCGTCGCTGGCCTCAGCACCTACGCTGGTCTGCCGACTCAGGTTGTTCGCATGAGCTAG
- the cysS gene encoding cysteine--tRNA ligase, producing MTQRIYDTHKQAIVDFVPQQAGKVGIYVCGPTVQSAPHIGHLRSVLVYDQMYRWFRATGHDVTLIRNVTDIDDKILDNARAAREAGGTEEWWALAYRVEREFTAAYDALGVLAPTYEPRATANIREMVALISELIERGHAYQANDGSASVYFDTASWEDYGSLTRQRRDQMEDAADSEPVGKRDPRDFALWKAHRDTEPETASWSSPWGDGRPGWHIECSAMAARYLGDSFDIHGGGLDLRFPHHENELAQSRAAGQGFANHWVHNGLVNTGGQKMSKSLGNSLFAADLLAEARPVVLRYFLGAAHYRSTLEYSDGSLAEAAAAFDRIEGFLERAEEYIVGAAEDRAAGEAAAQLYLAPLAGKATTESLPAEFTAAMFDDFAIPQALAVLHDAVRVGNSAIDAGDGDTLLHRAIEVVAMLDVLGLDPRDSLWGAASGNAAADTALDALVVGLIEQRAEARANKDFATSDAIRDRLAGAGIILEDSPTGTRWSHA from the coding sequence GTGACACAACGCATCTACGACACGCACAAGCAGGCAATTGTTGACTTCGTTCCGCAACAGGCGGGCAAAGTTGGCATCTACGTCTGCGGTCCCACCGTGCAGTCAGCGCCGCATATTGGCCACCTGCGTAGTGTGCTCGTGTATGACCAGATGTACAGGTGGTTCCGTGCGACGGGTCACGATGTGACGCTGATCCGCAACGTCACCGACATTGACGACAAGATCCTCGACAATGCGCGGGCTGCACGCGAAGCCGGGGGCACCGAGGAATGGTGGGCGCTCGCCTACCGCGTCGAGCGAGAGTTCACCGCCGCCTACGATGCGCTCGGCGTGCTCGCCCCAACCTACGAGCCGCGCGCTACAGCGAACATCCGTGAGATGGTCGCGCTGATTAGCGAACTCATTGAGCGCGGACACGCCTATCAGGCGAACGACGGCTCGGCGAGCGTGTACTTCGACACCGCAAGCTGGGAGGATTACGGCTCGCTTACGAGGCAGCGGCGCGACCAGATGGAAGACGCCGCCGACTCCGAGCCCGTCGGAAAGCGGGATCCGCGTGACTTCGCGCTCTGGAAGGCCCACCGCGACACCGAGCCCGAGACCGCGTCGTGGTCGTCGCCGTGGGGCGACGGCCGACCCGGGTGGCACATCGAATGCTCCGCGATGGCGGCACGCTACCTCGGCGACTCCTTCGACATTCACGGCGGCGGCCTCGACCTGCGCTTCCCGCACCACGAAAACGAGCTTGCGCAGTCGCGCGCAGCGGGGCAGGGCTTTGCGAACCACTGGGTGCACAACGGCCTCGTGAACACGGGCGGCCAGAAGATGTCAAAATCGCTCGGCAACTCGCTGTTCGCGGCTGACCTGCTCGCGGAGGCCCGCCCGGTTGTGCTTCGCTACTTCCTTGGCGCTGCGCACTACCGCTCCACACTCGAATACTCTGACGGCTCCCTCGCCGAGGCGGCTGCCGCCTTCGACCGCATCGAGGGGTTCCTTGAGCGCGCCGAGGAGTACATTGTCGGAGCCGCCGAGGATCGGGCAGCCGGTGAGGCCGCCGCGCAGCTGTACCTGGCGCCGCTCGCTGGGAAGGCAACGACCGAGTCACTTCCCGCCGAGTTCACTGCCGCGATGTTTGACGACTTCGCCATTCCGCAGGCGCTCGCGGTGCTGCACGACGCGGTTCGTGTCGGAAATTCTGCGATCGACGCGGGCGACGGCGATACCCTGCTGCACCGCGCGATCGAGGTAGTTGCGATGCTCGATGTGCTTGGACTCGATCCACGCGATAGTCTGTGGGGCGCGGCTTCTGGGAACGCCGCTGCCGATACAGCGCTCGACGCGCTCGTAGTCGGCCTTATCGAACAGCGTGCCGAAGCGCGCGCGAACAAAGACTTCGCCACCAGCGACGCGATCAGGGATCGTCTTGCCGGAGCCGGAATCATCCTTGAAGACAGTCCGACCGGAACCCGCTGGAGTCACGCATGA
- a CDS encoding response regulator transcription factor codes for MSPSILLVEDEESISKPLAFLLEREGYSVTVVADGNDAVRAFTTDGADLVLLDLMLPGLPGTEVCREIRLRSQVPIIMLTAKDSEIDIVVGLELGADDYVTKPYSTRELLARVRAALRRAVPAEEAAEEEDGGALESHGIRLDTDRHTVTVRGSEIAMPLREFELLELLMRHSGRVLTRGQLIDRVWGSDYYGDTKTLDVHVKRVRSRIEEEPAQPKLISTVRGVGYRFG; via the coding sequence GTGTCCCCAAGCATCCTCCTCGTCGAAGACGAAGAGTCAATCTCGAAGCCGCTCGCGTTCTTGCTCGAACGCGAGGGGTACAGCGTGACGGTCGTTGCCGACGGCAACGACGCTGTGCGTGCGTTCACCACGGACGGCGCCGACCTCGTGCTTCTCGATCTCATGCTGCCGGGGCTGCCCGGCACCGAGGTCTGCCGCGAGATCCGGCTCCGGTCTCAGGTGCCGATCATCATGCTCACCGCGAAGGACAGCGAAATCGATATCGTTGTCGGCCTCGAGCTCGGCGCCGACGACTACGTCACGAAGCCATATTCAACCCGCGAACTGCTCGCCCGCGTGCGAGCTGCGCTGCGCAGGGCCGTGCCAGCTGAAGAAGCTGCGGAAGAGGAAGACGGGGGTGCGCTCGAATCGCACGGCATCCGCCTGGACACTGACCGCCACACGGTGACGGTTCGGGGCAGTGAGATCGCAATGCCGCTGCGGGAGTTTGAGCTCCTCGAGCTCCTCATGCGCCACAGCGGACGCGTGCTCACCCGCGGTCAGCTCATTGACCGCGTCTGGGGCAGTGACTACTACGGCGACACGAAAACTCTCGATGTCCACGTGAAGCGGGTCAGGTCACGCATCGAGGAGGAGCCGGCGCAGCCAAAGCTCATCTCGACTGTCCGAGGCGTCGGCTACCGCTTCGGGTAG
- the serC gene encoding phosphoserine transaminase, with product MPAIELPSSLIPADGRFGCGPSKIRDEQLSFLASLQPTVLGTSHRQAPVKNLVGSVREGLSSLFRAPEGYEILLANGGATTFWDSAVHSLISRRSQHLTFGEFGAKFGAAAAAAPFLEEPIIRKADAGSRSELAPQAGVDVYAYPHNETSTGVMAEVRRAAGPDVDPGALTVVDATSAAGGIDFDAAETDVYYFSPQKNFASDGGLWFALVSPAAIERIEQQTNGDRYIPESLNLAGALSNSRLNQTLNTPALATLALMDEQVRWINENGGLSWASARTAESSGVLYEWAERSEVATPFVTDPAHRSQVVATIDFDDSIDASAISTALRENGIVDTEPYRKLGRNQLRIATFTAIEPDDVRTLTGAIDYILERL from the coding sequence ATGCCCGCGATTGAACTCCCATCCTCACTCATTCCCGCAGACGGACGTTTCGGTTGCGGCCCGTCGAAGATTCGGGACGAACAGCTGTCGTTCCTCGCAAGTCTGCAGCCAACGGTGCTCGGCACCTCGCATCGCCAGGCTCCCGTGAAGAACCTCGTCGGCTCGGTCCGTGAGGGCCTGTCGTCGCTCTTCCGTGCGCCCGAGGGCTACGAGATCCTTCTCGCCAACGGTGGCGCTACAACGTTCTGGGACTCGGCAGTGCATTCGCTCATCTCCCGCCGCAGCCAGCACCTCACCTTCGGCGAGTTCGGCGCAAAGTTCGGCGCGGCCGCTGCAGCCGCGCCGTTCCTCGAGGAGCCGATCATTCGCAAGGCCGACGCTGGCTCACGCTCCGAGCTCGCGCCGCAGGCTGGCGTCGATGTCTACGCGTACCCGCACAACGAAACCTCGACGGGCGTCATGGCCGAGGTCCGCCGCGCGGCTGGCCCCGATGTCGATCCCGGCGCGCTCACAGTCGTCGACGCGACGAGCGCCGCCGGCGGAATCGATTTCGACGCCGCCGAGACCGACGTCTACTATTTCTCGCCGCAGAAGAACTTCGCGTCTGACGGTGGACTATGGTTCGCGCTCGTTTCACCCGCCGCCATCGAGCGAATCGAGCAGCAGACAAACGGCGACCGCTACATCCCCGAGTCACTCAACCTGGCAGGCGCCCTGTCAAACTCTCGCCTGAACCAGACGCTCAACACTCCTGCGCTTGCGACGCTCGCGCTCATGGACGAGCAGGTGCGATGGATCAACGAGAACGGCGGCCTGAGCTGGGCCTCAGCGCGTACCGCCGAGTCCTCGGGCGTGCTCTACGAGTGGGCCGAGCGGTCCGAGGTTGCGACGCCGTTCGTGACGGACCCGGCGCACCGGTCGCAGGTCGTCGCGACGATCGACTTTGACGATTCGATCGACGCATCGGCAATCTCGACGGCGCTCCGTGAGAACGGCATCGTCGACACCGAGCCGTATCGCAAGCTTGGTCGCAATCAGCTTCGCATTGCGACATTCACGGCGATCGAACCCGACGATGTGCGCACCCTCACGGGCGCGATCGATTACATCCTCGAGCGCCTGTAA
- a CDS encoding DNA modification methylase: protein MKNRIAASLALAAALTLGMSGCSLIAHNATGVEYAPSDGVQVTSDGVALRNIMLVADETGENFNLVFTAVNETGAPANVSLNMTSDTADATIDFVAPEGTTSFGNPDSDDELLVTPLDGLQAGQTVKTYFTINGTGDLVEYVPLLDGTLKEYQAYVLPEGAGAVPAISVADLAKMTEDELAAAAKEAGETVEEFTTRVAAEAAEALTSKAG from the coding sequence TTGAAGAATCGGATCGCCGCTTCACTCGCACTTGCAGCAGCGCTCACGCTCGGCATGAGCGGGTGCAGCCTGATCGCGCACAACGCTACCGGCGTCGAGTACGCCCCGAGCGATGGCGTGCAGGTCACCTCAGACGGAGTTGCGCTGCGCAACATCATGCTCGTCGCTGACGAGACCGGCGAGAACTTCAACCTCGTCTTCACTGCGGTCAACGAGACCGGCGCTCCGGCCAACGTGTCGCTCAACATGACGAGCGACACCGCTGACGCGACTATCGACTTCGTTGCCCCCGAGGGAACAACCTCGTTCGGTAACCCCGACAGCGACGACGAGTTGCTCGTCACCCCGCTCGACGGGCTGCAGGCTGGCCAGACCGTGAAGACGTACTTCACGATCAACGGAACGGGCGACCTCGTCGAGTACGTGCCGCTGCTCGATGGCACGCTCAAGGAGTACCAGGCTTACGTGCTGCCCGAGGGCGCTGGCGCCGTTCCCGCGATCTCCGTTGCCGACCTCGCGAAGATGACCGAGGACGAGCTTGCTGCCGCGGCGAAGGAAGCCGGCGAGACCGTCGAGGAGTTCACCACCCGCGTCGCCGCTGAGGCGGCCGAGGCGCTCACGAGCAAGGCCGGCTAA